The Oncorhynchus nerka isolate Pitt River linkage group LG9a, Oner_Uvic_2.0, whole genome shotgun sequence genome has a segment encoding these proteins:
- the ireb2 gene encoding iron-responsive element-binding protein 2, translating to MALTSSVKGEHPFNHLIDTLKDGDRKYFNPQKLNDARYDKLPLSIRVLLEAAIRKCDGFYVKEEDVHNILDWSEQQNVAEVPFPPARVLLQDFTGIPAMVDLAAMRDAVTKHGVDPGLVNPVCPTDLIVDHSLQIDLNKCAIQNAPNPGGGDSQSQGPPSRPSPDRPTTRRGSQCGGERGSCSKGGCSDTPGRPATAVQQIENTPLLCPFHLQPVSEPETALKNQELELIRNKERLQFFKWCSKAFKNVNVVPPDVGAVHQLNLEYLSQVVQESQGFIYPDSVVGTDSHTTMINGLGILGWGVGGIESEAVMLGQPISLTLPQVVGCRLVGSVNILATSIDIVLGITKHLRQAGIAGKFVEFFGPGMSQLSVPDRTTIANMCPEYNATVSFFPVDHVTLKHLKQTNFTEEKLELLEAYLKAVKLFRSYEDSSEDPQYSEVIEINLSSMVPHVSGPKRPQDRVAVSSMKEDFQSCLNEKVGFKGFHISKEKQESLVPFLHGGQEYELAHGSVVIAAVISCTNNCNPSVMLTAGLLAKKAVEAGLIVKPYIRTSLAPGSGMVTHYLNTSGVLPYLSQLGFEVIGYGCATCVGNTAPLPETVSEAIKEGDLVACGVLSGNRHFEGRLCDCVRANYLASPPLVVAYAIAGTVSINFEKEPLGVTSEGKEVYLRDVWPTREEVQQIEQDKVISSIFTELRARREKGNTFWNNLECPESVVFPWDPKSTYIRSPSFFNKLCKEVQPPQSIENAHALLFLGDKVTTDHISPAGSIARVSAAAKYLLSKRLTPREFNSYGARRGNDAVMTRGTFASIKLQNRLIGKPGPKTVHIPSGQTLDVFEAVERYQRDGIPLIILAGKQYGSGNSRDWAAKGPYLLGVRAVIAESFEKMHKNHLVGMGIAPLQFLPGQSADSLELCGKEKFTITLPEDLSPKQMLTVKTSSGKTFSVTTLFDNEMDVAFYRQGGLLRYVARTML from the exons ATGGCGCTCACTTCCTCAGTCAAAG GGGAGCATCCTTTTAACCACCTGATTGACACGCTGAAAGATGGCGACCGGAAGTATTTCAATCCACAGAAGCTGAATGATGCAAGATACG ACAAGCTGCCTCTATCCATCCGTGTCCTCTTGGAGGCGGCCATACGCAAATGCGACGGCTTCTATGTGAAAGAAGAGGACGTCCACAACATTCTAGACTGGAGCGAGCAGCAGAATGTGGCAGAGGTGCCATTCCCTCCTGCCCGGGTCCTGCTGCAAGACTTCAC GGGCATCCCTGCCATGGTGGACCTGGCTGCCATGAGGGATGCAGTGACCAAACACGGAGTGGACCCCGGCCTGGTCAACCCTGTGTGCCCCACAGACCTCATTGTTGACCACTCGCTACAGATCGACCTCAACAAATG TGCCATACAGAACGCCCCCAACCCTGGTGGAGGGGATAGCCAGAGCCAGGGGCCTCCGTCTCGCCCCTCCCCCGACAGACCAACAACCAGAAGGGGGTCCCAGTGTGGAGGCGAGAGAGGCAGCTGCAGCAAAGGGGGCTGCAGTGACACCCCGGGAAGACCCGCCACTGCTGTCCAGCAGATTGAGAACACCCCTCTCCTATGCCCCTTCCATCTACAACCCGTCTCTGA ACCTGAAACAGCTCTGAAAAACCAGGAGTTGGAGCTGATCCGAAACAAAGAACGGCTGCAGTTCTTTAAG TGGTGCTCCAAAGCGTTTAAGAATGTGAACGTGGTGCCCCCGGATGTGGGTGCAGTACACCAGCTAAACCTGGAGTACCTGTCTCAGGTGGTGCAGGAGAGCCAGGGCTTCATCTACCCAGACAGCGTGGTGGGCACAGACTCTCACACCACCATGATCAACGGTCTGGGCATCCTCGGCTGGG GTGTGGGAGGGATCGAGTCGGAGGCAGTGATGCTGGGCCAGCCCATCTCTCTGACCCTTCCCCAGGTGGTTGGCTGCAGGCTAGTAGGCTCCGTCAACATCCTGGCCACGTCCATCGATATTGTTCTGGGGATCACCAAG CACCTTCGTCAGGCGGGCATAGCTGGGAAGTTTGTGGAGTTTTTTGGTCCCGGCatgtcccagctgtctgtcccaGACAGGACCACCATCGCCAACATGTGTCCCGAATACAATGCCACCGTCAGCTTCTTCCCTGTCGACCATGTCACACTCAAACACTTGAAGCAAACAA ACTTTACTGAGGAGAAACTTGAATTATTGGAGGCTTATCTGAAGGCTGTGAAACTCTTCAGGAGCTACGAGGACTCGTCAGAAGACCCACAATATTCTGAG GTGATTGAGATCAACCTGAGCTCCATGGTGCCCCATGTGAGTGGGCCAAAAAGGCCCCAGGACAGGGTGGCTGTCAGCAGCATGAAGGAGGACTTCCAGAGCTGTCTCAACGAGAAG gtgggtttcaaagggttccaTATCTCCAAGGAGAAGCAGGAGAGCTTGGTGCCTTTCCTCCACGGCGGTCAGGAGTACGAGTTGGCCCACGGCTCTGTGGTCATCGCAGCCGTCATCAGCTGCACCAACAACTGCAACCCCTCCGTCATGTTGACCGCAG GTTTGCTGGCCAAGAAAGCGGTGGAGGCGGGCCTTATCGTCAAGCCTTACATCCGCACCAGCCTGGCTCCTGGCAGTGGCATGGTCACCCACTACCTCAACACCAGTGGAGTACTGCCTTACCTCAGCCAGCTAGG GTTTGAAGTGATAGGCTATGGATGTGCCACCTGCGTTGGAAACACTGCACCTTTACCGGAGACCGTCTCTGAAGCTATCAAAGAG GGGGACTTGGTGGCCTGCGGAGTGCTATCTGGGAACAGACACTTTGAGGGACGCCTATGTGACTGTGTCAGGGCCAACTATCTGGCCTCTCCACCCCTAGTAGTGGCGTACGCCATCGCCGGCACCGTCAGCATCAACTTCGAGAAAGAGCCTCTGG GTGTGACCTCTGAGGGGAAGGAGGTGTACCTGCGGGATGTGTGGCCCACCAGGGAGGAGGTGCAGCAGATAGAGCAGGACAAGGTCATCTCTTCCATCTTCACAGAGCTCCGTGCCAGAAGGGAG AAAGGGAACACGTTTTGGAATAACCTTGAATGTCCAGAGTCTGTGGTTTTCCCATGGGATCCCAAATCCACATATATCCGCTCTCCTTCCTTCTTCAACAAACTT tgtaAAGAGGTCCAGCCGCCCCAGTCTATAGAGAACGCCCATGCCCTACTGTTCCTGGGAGACAAGGTGACCACCGACCACATCTCCCCTGCCGGGAGCATCGCCAGGGTCAGTGCTGCTGCCAAGTACCTGCTGAGCAAACG CCTTACACCACGAGAGTTCAATTCGTACGGCGCCCGGAGGGGAAATGACGCGGTGATGACCCGAGGGACATTTGCCAGCATCAAACTCCAGAACCGGTTAATCGGCAAACCGGGCCCCAAGACCGTGCACATTCCATCAGGCCAGACt CTGGACGTGTTTGAGGCAGTAGAGCGCTACCAGAGAGACGGGATTCCCCTCATCATCCTGGCAGGGAAGCAGTACGGCTCAGGAAACTCTCGGGACTGGGCGGCCAAAGGACCCTACCTACTG GGTGTGCGAGCTGTCATAGCAGAAAGCTTTGAGAAGATGCACAAGAACCACCTGGTGGGCATGGGCATCGCGCCCCTCCAGTTCTTGCCAGGCCAGAGTGCCGATTCGCTAGAGCTCTGCGGGAAGGAGAAGTTCACTATCACTCTACCAGAGGACCTGTCCCCAAAGCAAATGCTGACTGTCAAA ACTAGCTCTGGAAAGACCTTCAGTGTGACGACTCTGTTTGACAACGAGATGGATGTGGCCTTTTACCGGCAAGGCGGGCTGCTGCGATACGTGGCTCGGACCATGCTCTAG